One window of Equus asinus isolate D_3611 breed Donkey chromosome 7, EquAss-T2T_v2, whole genome shotgun sequence genomic DNA carries:
- the NGB gene encoding neuroglobin isoform X1 produces the protein MRFGVQRRLFDLEPDLLPLFQYNCRQFSSPEDCLSSPEFLDHIRKVMLVIDAAVSNVEDLSSLEEYLAGLGRKHRAVGVKLSSFSTVGESLLYMLEKCLGSAFTPAVRAAWSRLYGAVVQAMSRGWDGE, from the exons ACTGTTTGACCTGGAGCCCGACCTGCTGCCCCTCTTCCAGTACAACTGCCGCCAGTTCTCCAGCCCAGAGGACTGCCTCTCCTCCCCCGAGTTCCTGGACCACATCAGGAAG GTGATGCTTGTGATTGACGCTGCCGTGAGCAACGTGGAGGACCTGTCCTCGCTGGAGGAGTACCTTGCCGGCCTGGGCAGGAAGCACCGTGCGGTGGGCGTGAAGCTCAGCTCCTTCTCG ACGGTGGGTGAGTCCCTGCTCTACATGCTGGAGAAGTGCCTGGGCTCCGCCTTCACACCAGCCGTGCGGGCCGCCTGGAGCCGGCTCTATGGGGCCGTGGTACAGGCCATGAGTCGAGGCTGGGATGGCGAGTAA